Genomic segment of Aliarcobacter trophiarum LMG 25534:
AGTTCATTTACTAAGGCCTCTTTTGAAAATAGTATAATGGATACAAGTAGATTAACATATAGTGAGTTTATAGGTTTAGCAGATAGTTTAAACTATACTCTTACAAATAATATTTTAGCGGAAGAGAAGCTTCAAGAGTATATAAAAATAGTAAATCAAAATGTAATTACATCAACAACAAATAAAGATGGTGTAATCATAGATGTTAGTGAAGCTTTTTGTGAAATTTCTGGATATACAAAAGAGGAGACTATAGGAAAAACTCATAGTATTGTAAGACATCCAGATGTTCCTATTGAATTTTATAAAAATATGTGGGATACTCTTTTAGCTAAAAAAGAGTGGAGAGGTGAGATACGAAACTTAAATAAATCTGAGAAAGAGTATTGGGTTTTTGCAAGTATTACACCAATAATAAAGCATGGTGAGATAGAAGGTTTTACTGCAATTAGAACAAATATTACAGATAAAAAACATATAGAAAAATTATCTATCACAGATGAACTTACAACTTTGTATAATAGAAGATATTTTAATATTAAATTTGAAGATGAGATAAAAAGAGCAAAAAGGGACAAAAAGACTATTTGCATAATAATCTTAGATATTGACTACTTTAAACAATACAACGATACATATGGGCATCAAAAGGGTGATTATGTACTTTTTGAAGTTTCAAAGGTTTTAAAAGTAAAAACAAATAGAGCTAGTGATTTTGCATTTAGAGTTGGTGGAGAAGAGTTTGTGATTATTGCTAGTATAGAAGAAGATAAGATTTTACAATTTGTAAGTAGTATAAAAGAGGGTATTGAAAACTTAAAAATAGAGCATATTGGAAATAAGGCATCAAAGTATGTAACTGCTTCTTTTGGTGTAGTTTGTATTAAAGATACAAATACTTTAACTTTTCACGAGCTATACAAAAAGGCTGATGATAACCTTTATGAAGCAAAGAAAGCAGGAAGAAATAGTATATTTTTTGAGTAAAGAAGTATATTAACCTCTTTTAAACTCAAAAATTTTACCTTTATAAGGTTCATCTAAAAAATCTAAATCTTCAGGTTTAAATGAATTTAAAGTAAATCCATAATTTTCCATCTCTTTATTAAATTTTGCTTGATGTCCTCTATTTGGATTTGCTAAAATAACTGTACATTTATCTTTTGTATGAGCATTGATAAAAGATGATAGAAGCTCCACATGATCTCTTTCATAAAGTAAATCACTACCAATTATTAAATCAAATTTTCCAAGTTTTTCTGAGTATATTTTATTCCAGTCAACTCTTACAAAAGGTATCTCATCATCATTATTAAGTTCTGTATTTATATCTAAAAAGCTTTCAGCTTCAGGGTGATAATCTGTTGCAGTTATATCTGCATCTAATTTGTTTAAAATAAGGCTAGAAAGTCCAATTCCACAACCAACTTCTAGTATTCTTTTGTTTTTGAAATCATAATCTTGAATATATTTTGCTAAAACTTCAGCTGAAGGCCAAATTACTCCAAAAATAGGCCAAGTAGCACTTGATATTCCTAAATTCTTTGCTATATTTTTTGTATCACTAAATTGTTGAGTATCTTTTAGTGTCCTAATATGAATATCTTCTTCCCCAAACTCAATGGTTTGATATTTAAATCTTATATTTTTCATAACTCTGGTAAAGCTCCGTAACTTTCTCTAAATTTAACCATCTTGTTGGCTTAATAAACTCTATTGTCATATAAATTCCTATAAATGATTTTAAGCAGTATAAAATTTTAAGAGTATAAAGTAGATTTTTATATAAAAAAGAACAATATATTGTAAAAACTTTATATCGCTTAAGTTTTCATTCTATCTGAAAAATAGTATTAAAGCAAACTTTGTATAATATTTTATGGAGTAAAAAGCTAAAAGGAGTTCTATTTTAAAAGATGACACCAGCTATTAATTTATTAAAAAAGTATAAATGTGATTTTAAAATTCACAAATATGAACATGACCCAGCTTGTACAAACTTTGGAGATGAAGCAGTTGAAAAGTTAGCTTTAGATGCAAATCAAGTTTATAAAACTTTGCTTGTAGAATTAAGTCCAAAAGAGTTGGTTGTTTGTGTACTTCCAGTTTCAAATACTCTTAGCTTAAAAGATGTTGCCATACATTTTGATGTAAAAAAAGCACAAATGGCACAAAAAGATGAAGCACAAAAAGTGACTGGATATTTGCTTGGAGGGATATCTCCTTTGGGACAAAAAAAACTTTTAAGAACTATTTTAGATGAAAGTGTAAGAAAATTTGAGAGAATCTTTATAAGTGGTGGCAAAAGAGGATTAGATATTGAAGTAAAAGTAAAAGATTTAGAAACTATATTAAAGGCAAAAGTAGCTAAAGTAACTCTATAAAATTCTAAAAGGAGCAAAAATGGCAAAAAATAAAGGTGAACCAAGTTTAGAGAAAATTGATGATTATAATGGAAATGAATCAAAACAAAAAAGAAATACTGTAAGACTTATAGTTCTAATACTTTTAGTTATTGGTGCAATTTTTGCATATTTAAAACAACCATATAATGATGAGATTAAAGGGGTAGAGGAGAAGACTCAAATTCCTGCAAAATAAGAGGCTATTTAGTCTCTTATTTTAAATATTTTTTCTAAATACTCTTTTAATACTATTAAAGAGACACCAAAAAGAATTAAAAATATTCCAATTATTAATATAAATGTAATTTTTTCATTAAATATAAAAACACCAATTAAAACAGCAGTTAATGGCTCTAAAGCACCTAAAATTGATGCACTTGTTGAGCCAATTATTTGGATTGCTTTTACTAGAAAAAGCAAAGAGATTATTGTAGGAACAATTGCCAAAAATAGAGTATAAAACCACATATTAAAATTTATTAAAGGCATAATATTTGAACTATCTTCAAATAATGAGTGAATAAATATTGTAATGGTACAAAAAAGCATTGAGTAAAATGTAACTTTTAAAGCTTCCATTTTTAAATATTGATTTATTATTACAATATAAATTGCATAACATAAAGATGAGAGAAATACTAAAAAAACTCCAAAGAAGCTAATATTCCCACCATCTGTTTTAAATAGTAAAATAACACCTAAAAAGGCAAAAGATACTGAAAGAGTTGTGATTATTGAACCTTTTTCATTAAATAATAGTGCCATAATAATTGCTACAAAGATTGGATAAACAAATAAAATAGTAGAGGCAAGTCCAGCATCCATATATAAAAATGAGCTAAAAAGTGCAAGTGCTGAAACTCCAAATAAAAACCCTAAGAATGCTAAAATTTTTAGCTCTTTAATAGATATTTTAAATGATAATTTTCGAAAAATCATAAATATAGATAAAAAGAAAACAGCAAATATAAATCTATAAAAAATAACTGAGTTTACATTTAAGCCTTCACTATAAAGCATTAAAGCCCCTAAAGGGTTCATTCCATAGCAAATTGCAGATATTATTGCAAGAAAAATTCCTTTTGATTGTATTGTCAAAAATAGCCTTTTAAATTTTTTAGAAATTGTACTTTAAAGAGCCTTATTTTGGCTTTTAAGATATATTCTTATAGAATATTTAAAATTATAGTAGGAGCTTTTATGAAAAAAGTATGCTTTTTTAGTTGTTGTTTAGGAGTTTTAAGTTTTGCAAACTCTTTTAATACAAATGTTTATGTTGGTGCTACTGCTGGAAAAATAGATAAACATAATTATTCTCAATTTGGAATAGGTTACACTGCGAATAAAAGGTTTGATAATAATATATTAATGGGTTTTGGAAATAGTATCTATTATGGAGAAGTAAAAAGTAATAAAAGTGCTACAACGGTTGATATGGATTTAAAAGTTGGATATGAGATTATTCAAGATTTAAGAGCTTATGCTATTGGAAGTGGTGCAGTTCAATATTATGATAATAGTACATATACAGGGCTTGGATATGGAGCTTCTTTAGAGTATAGAATAACTCCAAAATTTGCAGTTGAAGGTACATATAAGACTATGAATATGAGAAAATCTAACCACAGTTATGATTATGATAGTGCAAATTTGGCCTTTAAAGTAGGCTTTTAATTATTTAAGAAAATGAAAAATCATTTTCTTAAATTTTTACTCTTCATTTGTATTTATCATCCATATAGAGAAAATATCTAAATAGTCCCAAAAAGACTTAATTAAATCCTCTTCAATATCAAGATTTTTTAGAACTTCAATATAGCATTCAAGCCAAACAACTCTAGCTTTAGGAGTGATTTTAAATGGTTGATGTCTTACAAACATCATAGGAGCTCCACGATTTTCGTTAAAATATTTTTTTCCTCCACAAATTTGTATAAAAAAATCGCTTGAATTTATTTTTGCTTGTTCAAACTCTTTATCATCTTGTGGGAAAATCTCATAAATAGAGCTTTTTTTGATTAAATCATAGTGATCAGAGATTAGTTTTCTAATACCAGCTTCACCTACAACTTCTAAAAATCTTTTATCAGGAGTCTTAACAGGTGGTCTTGTTCCAAATTGTGCATGTGAAATATTAAATTGCATTTTAAACCTTTATAAATTTTTTCTAATAATTAAGCATTCTACAATAAAAAATATTTCAATAGCTTTACTTAAGATATGATAAAATAACGACTATTTTTAATTTAGGCAGAAAATGAGAGACTTAACTAAGATTGTAGAGTGCTATAGTTGTGGACTTTTTGTAGAAAAAAGTAGTGATATAGCAAAAGAGTTATGCCCTAGATGTAATAGTAAACTAGAGATAAGAAAAGAGTTTAAAATAGAGAGTTTGGTGTTTGCAATATCTAGTTTGATGCTTTTTTTTATACTATCTTTATATCCACTTATTAGCTTGTATTTAAATGGTCAAGAGTTAAATGCAAATATTTTAAAAACAGTATATATTCTTTTTGAACAAGATTTTTTAATAGTATCCTTTTTGGTTCTTTTTACAATTATTTTAGCACCAGTTTTAAACTCTATTGTGATAATTTTGGTCTATTTTCAAATAAACTTTAAAAAAGAGATTTTCAAAAAATCATTTTTATATGACTCCTATTATTTTTTTAAAGAGTGGGGTTTTATAGAGGTTTTTATAATTAGTTTAATAGTTTGTTATATAAAATTAGTTGGAATGGTTAGTGCTACAAAGTTTGATATAGGATTTTTTGTTCTTTTGGCATATCTTTTTTGCTTTATTATGTCAAATATAAAGTTTGAAGCAAGTGCTATTTTGGATGATTAAATGATTTTAATATCTTGTAAAAATTGCAAAAAAGTATATGAAAAAGAGAGTTATACTCCTTTTAAATGTGAAAGGTGTAATCATACTGTAAAAAGAAGAGTTGAAAACTCTTTGCAAATATCACTAGCTTTGGTAGTTTGTGCAATGCTTTTATATATTCCAGCCATGCTTTATCCTATGATGATAGTTACTCAATTTGGAGTAAATCAAGAGAGTACTATTATTGAAGGTATTATTAGCTTTTTGGAGTATAAGAGTTATTTTGTTGCCTTTATTATTTTTATTGCTAGTGTTGCTATTCCTATAGTTAAGCTTTTTGCTCTATTTTTTATATTTATCTCTTTGAAAATAAATATAAAAATGGAAAATAAAACAAAAGTTTTATTATATAAATATATTGAAGCTATTGGTAAGTGGTCTATGATTGATATTTATGTTGTTGCTTTGATGGCTTCAATAGTCCAACTAGATGAGATATTTAATATAAAAGGTGGAATAGCTGCTACATCTTTTGCTTTGATGGTAATAATAACAATTTTCGCAGCAAATAGATTTGATACAAGGATAATTTGGGATGAAAACAGAGATTAAAAATATAAATGAGACAGTAGTCTATGAGGCAAAAAAAGAGAGTAAAAGAAAAATCTCATTTGTTTGGTTTCTTCCATTGATAATTCTTGGAATTTTAGGCTGGATTGCTTATGATAGCTACTCAAAAAAAGGAACAAATATTGTTGTATATTTCAAAAGTGCAGAAGGACTAAAAGAGAATGTTACAACTTTGGAGTATAAAGGTTTAACTTTAGGAAAAGTAACCAAAATATCTATACATGAAGACTTAAAAAGTGTTGCTGTAAATATTTTAGTAAATAGTGATGTTGCTTCTTATGTAGCAAGTGAAAACTCTAATTTTTGGATACAAAAACCAACAATCTCTTTAACAAAAATTTCAGGGCTAGGAACACTTATTAGTGGATATAAAATAGAACTAGCTCCAACTTTCAAAAATTTAGATGAGTTAGAAAACCTAAAACCAAAATGGTATTTTGATGGACTTGACTCAAGCCCTAGTGTGGAATTTGATGAAAAAGGTTATTATATTACTTTACTTACAAATGATAAAGATAATATAGATATAGGAACACCAGTTTTTTATAAAAAGTATCAAATAGGTGAAGTTGTTTCAAAAGAGTTCAATAATGAAGAGGTTTATGCAACTATTTATATCTATGATAAATATAACTATTTAGTAAATAAAAGTTCAAACTTTGTTATGAATGAAGCTTTAAAAGTAAGCTATGGTGCTAGTGGTTTAAATATTGAATTAGGTTCTTTGTATTCAGCTATTATTGGTGGAATTACCGTAATAACTCCAAATAAAGATGATGAAAAGATAAAAAATAGTGATATTTTGGTCTTATATTCATCAAAAGATGAATTAAAGAGAAAGGTAAGTTTTTTATTAGATTTTAGTGATGCAAAAATAGAAGAGAATACTCCTATTTTATTTAAAGGTATTGAAATAGGAAAAGTTGAAAGTATTAAATTAAATGGAGATATTTTAAATACAAAAGCTTATGTTTATGAGGAGTATAAATATCTTCTTACAAAAAATTCAAGATTTTTTGTAGAAGAGCCAACTATCTCATTTGGTGGAATTAAAAATTTAGGAAATATTTTAAAAGGTAACTTTATCTCTTTAGAGTATAAAGAGGGAGAGTTTAGTGATAAGTTTTCAGGAGTTTTTAAAAGAGATTTAAAAAAGAGTTTAAACACTATAGAGATTGATTTAGTAGCAACTAGTCTAAACTCAATAAATGAAAGAACAAAAATATATTATAAAAATATAGAGATAGGTAGAGTTGATAGCTATAAATTAAGTGATGATTATAAAAGTGTAAAAATTGCAATTTTAATAGATGAGAAGTATAATGATTTAATAAATAATAATAGTAAATTTTATGATATGAGTTCAAAGCTAATAGAGCTTAAAAATCTAAATTTAGATATAAATTATAGCGGATTAGAGTCTATTTTTAATGGAGCAATTGGTTTGGTTTCAAATAAAAATGATGGAAAACTTGATAAAAAAGAGTTTACATTGTACTCATCTTATAAAGAGATAAATAGATTAAACAGAGATAAAAACAGAGGATTTATTGTATATACAGAGTTTGATAATAGTTTTGTGGTACAAGAGGATATGGCAATAGTTTATAAAAATCAAGAGATAGGTTTTATAAAAAATATAAAGTTTGATGATAAGGTTTCAAAAGTTGAACTTTTTGTTTATGAAGATTTTAGAAAATTTATAACAAATACAAGTAGATTTTACAAAAAACCAAAACTAGATATAAAAGCTAGTTTAAGTGGAATAATCTTTGAAGTAGATAATTTTACAAGCTTTTTAGAAGGTTCAATAGAGCTTGATAATAGCTCAAAAGTTCCTTTGGGAAATCATGAACTATATGCTAGTTTTGATGATATGCAGTTAGCTACAAATATGGTAACAATTATTTTTGATGATGTTGAAGGTCTTCAAGAGGATTTTTCAAAGATAGTTTATAAGGGAGCTAATATTGGAAAAGTTAAAAAAATATCTATAAATAAGAATCAAAAAATAGAGGTGAAAGCTATAATTGAAAATGGTTTTAAAGAGTTTGCAAAAGATGGAACAATCTTTTATCTTAAAAAACCTAGAATTTCACTTCAAGAAGTTGCAAATGCTGGAGCAACAGTAATGGCTGTAAATATAGGAGTTATTAAGAGTGAGAAAGGGCTTGTACAGACTTATTTTAATGGTTTTGAACAAGAACCAGCTGTAAATTCTCATTTTGGAACTATTATAAAAGTTGAAGATAAAACAGCTTCAAGTGTAAATATTGATTCACCTATTTATTATAAAAATGTACAAATAGGGAAAGTTTTAAAGGTTGATTTAAGTAGTGATGGTTCAAGAGTTGTAGTTGATTGTCTAATTTTTGATAAGTATAAAAAATTTGTACGAAAAAACTCAGAATTTTATGATATTAGTGGTTTTGAGATGGAGTTTTCTATCTTTAGTGGTTCAAAAATAGAGTCAAATACTTTTACAAGTATCATAAAAGGAGGATTGGTTGTAGTTACTCCTTATGATTATAAGGAAATTGCAACAGTAAATGATATTTTTACATTGCATAAAACTTTAAGAGAAGATTGGAAGAGTATAAGTCCTAGTATAAAATAGAAAATTAAAGATTGTTTAAGTTAAAAGAAAATAGAATACTTAATCAAAGGATAATTTTTTTCCTTTATATTTTAATGTAGGAGCTATTATGAAGAAAACAATGACAACAACAGGTGGAAACCCAATTTCTGACAATCAAAACTCAATTACTGCAGGTGAGAGAGGTCCTGTTTTATTACAAGATTATCAACTTATTCAAAAACTAGCACATCAAAATAGAGAGAGAATTCCTGAAAGAGTGGTTCATGCAAAAGGAAGTGGTGCATTTGGTGTTTTAGAGATTGAAAATGATATTTCAAAATATACAAAAGCAAAAGTTTTACAAAAAGGTGAAAAAACAAAACTTCTTTTAAGATTTTCAACAGTTGCTGGAGAAAAAGGAGCTGCTGATGCTGAAAGAGATGTAAGAGGATTTGCTCTTAAATTTTATACTAAAGAGGGTAACTGGGATTTAGTAGGGAATAATACACCAGTATTTTTTGTAAGAGATGCTTATAAATTCCCTGATTTTATCCATACTCAAAAAAGAGACCCTCAAACGAATATGAGAAGCAATACAGCAATGTGGGATTTTTGGAGTTTAAGTCCAGAGAGTTTACATCAAGTTACTATTTTGATGTCAGATAGAGGATTACCAAAATCATATAGAAATGTGAATGGATATGGTTCTCATACATATAGTTTAATAAACTCTAAAAATGAAAGATTTTGGGTTAAATTCCACTTTAAAACTCTTCAAGGAATAGAGACTATCACAAATAAAGAAGCTGAAGCTCTTGTAGGAAAAGATAGAGAGTCAAACCAAAGAGATTTGTTTGAAAATATAGAGAAAAAGAACTTCCCAAAATGGAGTTTTGAGATTCAAATAATGACAGATGAAGAGGCAAAAAAATGTAGTTTTAACCCATTTGATTTAACAAAAGTTTGGCCACATGGTGATTATCCTATGATAAAAGTTGGAACTATGACTTTAAATGAAAACCCACAAAACTACTTCCAACAGGTAGAACAAGCTTCATTTAGCCCATCAAATATTGTTCCAGGTATTAGTTTTTCACCTGATAAAATGCTACAAGCAAGAATTTTCTCTTATCCAGATGCTCAACGATATAGAGTTGGAACACACTATGAGATGTTACCAGTAAATAGACCAATAGTTGAAGTAAATACATATAATCTTGATGGAAGTATGAATTTCCAAATAAAAGAGCCAACAAAGGCATTTTATGAGCCAAATAGTTTTGATGGAGCAGTTGAAGATAGTAACTTCTTAGAGCCTGATTTAGAAGTTGGAGATATAGCTAAAAGATATAATCATAGAGATGTAAATGATGATTTCTCACAACCTAGAGCTCTATTTTTACTTATGAGTGAAAATCAAAAAGAGCAACTATTTAATAATATTAAAGATGCAATGGCTGGTGTTCCAAGAGATATTGTTGATAGACAAATAGCGCTATTTGAAAAAGTTCATCCTGATTATGCAAGTGGTGTTAGAAAAGCTTTAGGAATAAATGAGTAAATATGGAAGTTTCAGCAAAAGAGCAAAAACGGTATGAAGAGTTACAAATTATTGCTTTAGAGTTTGCAAGACAAGGTAAAACAGAAGATTTAAAACTTATGATTGAAGCTGGAATGAGTACAAATTTGACTGATCATAAAGGGAATACTCTTTTAATGTTAGCTTCTTATAATGGAAATTTAGAAACTACCAAAATGCTTATAGATTTTAAGGCTGAGGTAGATAGAAAAAATGATAAAGGACAAACACCACTAGCTGGTGTTTGTTTTAAAGGTTATTTAGAGATTGCAAAGGTTTTGGTAGAAAATGGTGCAAATATCCATGAAAACAATGGTTTAGGTACAACTCCTCTTATGTTTGCTAGTATGTTTGGAAATAGTGATATTGTAAAATATTTAAATCAACAAGATAAGAGTAAAAGCTTTAAATCATCTTTATATCTTATCTTTTCAAAGTTTATTGGGATTTTTAGGAAAAAATAGGAAAGTATTTTCCTATTTTATATAGTTCTCTTTTTTATCAAGTATATCTAACTCTTGACCAATCTCTTGATATTTTTTAAAATAGTACTTTACAAAAGAGTTGATATTCTCATCATTTGGCATAAAATATTTACTATCTTTTTTTGTAGCATAAATATTTAAAAATTGTGTAGCATCTTTTTTTTCTAAATAGTGTTTTGCTAAAGTAGTATAAGTTTTAATATACCAAGCTTTTAAACTCTCAAATTTTTCATCACTTAAATCTATTTTTAACTCTTCTGTATCATTTTTCCAAACTAAAACTTTACTTTCAAAAAGCCCACTAAGATGAATTAAACCTTCACAATAATATGGTTCGACTTCTCCAACCTCCATCCAAGATATTAACCCTACACTTCTTTTTACAAGGTCTATTAAAACTTGTTCTTGAAGATGAGTTTCATCTTTTTCATCATCTAATAAATATGAAATTAGACCACCTGTTGTAGCTTTGAACTCTTCAATATTTTTATAGTTCCCACTTTTATTCATAATGCTTTCACTCTCTTCATCGCACCATAAAATATGTCCATACTCATGACCAATAGTGCTAATATCATAAACACTATGCCAAGAAGAAGTTTCATTAAATAGGAAGTTTCTATCTTTTGTTAAAAACTCTTGTCCAAGAATCTCTTGGCTTAATTTCAAAAATGGTTTTGCACGACTACTTTGTAAAATCTCATCACTAAATGCAAAGATTTTTTTACCTAATTCTTTTGAAACAACTTCATCATTTGGTACAACTTGAGCTGAAAAAAGTCCATTTAACTCAGCTCCAAAAAATAGTGCAGGTCGTCCTACATAAAGTTGCACTTTATCAAGTGATGAAAAAGAGAAATCAAATATTTTTTTATAGCTTTTATCTTCAATAAAACTATTAAAAATCTTTGTAAAAGCTTTTTTTATCTTATTTACTCTATGGTCATTTTGTGCAAATTTTGGATTTGTAACTCTTATATCCCACTCTAAAGCAACTGCTTTTCTAAAGTGATCTTCGTAATATTCCAAAGG
This window contains:
- a CDS encoding class I SAM-dependent methyltransferase, with protein sequence MKNIRFKYQTIEFGEEDIHIRTLKDTQQFSDTKNIAKNLGISSATWPIFGVIWPSAEVLAKYIQDYDFKNKRILEVGCGIGLSSLILNKLDADITATDYHPEAESFLDINTELNNDDEIPFVRVDWNKIYSEKLGKFDLIIGSDLLYERDHVELLSSFINAHTKDKCTVILANPNRGHQAKFNKEMENYGFTLNSFKPEDLDFLDEPYKGKIFEFKRG
- the ybaK gene encoding Cys-tRNA(Pro) deacylase, giving the protein MTPAINLLKKYKCDFKIHKYEHDPACTNFGDEAVEKLALDANQVYKTLLVELSPKELVVCVLPVSNTLSLKDVAIHFDVKKAQMAQKDEAQKVTGYLLGGISPLGQKKLLRTILDESVRKFERIFISGGKRGLDIEVKVKDLETILKAKVAKVTL
- a CDS encoding DMT family transporter; this translates as MTIQSKGIFLAIISAICYGMNPLGALMLYSEGLNVNSVIFYRFIFAVFFLSIFMIFRKLSFKISIKELKILAFLGFLFGVSALALFSSFLYMDAGLASTILFVYPIFVAIIMALLFNEKGSIITTLSVSFAFLGVILLFKTDGGNISFFGVFLVFLSSLCYAIYIVIINQYLKMEALKVTFYSMLFCTITIFIHSLFEDSSNIMPLINFNMWFYTLFLAIVPTIISLLFLVKAIQIIGSTSASILGALEPLTAVLIGVFIFNEKITFILIIGIFLILFGVSLIVLKEYLEKIFKIRD
- a CDS encoding outer membrane beta-barrel protein; this translates as MKKVCFFSCCLGVLSFANSFNTNVYVGATAGKIDKHNYSQFGIGYTANKRFDNNILMGFGNSIYYGEVKSNKSATTVDMDLKVGYEIIQDLRAYAIGSGAVQYYDNSTYTGLGYGASLEYRITPKFAVEGTYKTMNMRKSNHSYDYDSANLAFKVGF
- a CDS encoding globin domain-containing protein, whose protein sequence is MQFNISHAQFGTRPPVKTPDKRFLEVVGEAGIRKLISDHYDLIKKSSIYEIFPQDDKEFEQAKINSSDFFIQICGGKKYFNENRGAPMMFVRHQPFKITPKARVVWLECYIEVLKNLDIEEDLIKSFWDYLDIFSIWMINTNEE
- a CDS encoding paraquat-inducible protein A, with translation MRDLTKIVECYSCGLFVEKSSDIAKELCPRCNSKLEIRKEFKIESLVFAISSLMLFFILSLYPLISLYLNGQELNANILKTVYILFEQDFLIVSFLVLFTIILAPVLNSIVIILVYFQINFKKEIFKKSFLYDSYYFFKEWGFIEVFIISLIVCYIKLVGMVSATKFDIGFFVLLAYLFCFIMSNIKFEASAILDD
- a CDS encoding paraquat-inducible protein A, giving the protein MILISCKNCKKVYEKESYTPFKCERCNHTVKRRVENSLQISLALVVCAMLLYIPAMLYPMMIVTQFGVNQESTIIEGIISFLEYKSYFVAFIIFIASVAIPIVKLFALFFIFISLKINIKMENKTKVLLYKYIEAIGKWSMIDIYVVALMASIVQLDEIFNIKGGIAATSFALMVIITIFAANRFDTRIIWDENRD
- a CDS encoding PqiB family protein; translation: MKTEIKNINETVVYEAKKESKRKISFVWFLPLIILGILGWIAYDSYSKKGTNIVVYFKSAEGLKENVTTLEYKGLTLGKVTKISIHEDLKSVAVNILVNSDVASYVASENSNFWIQKPTISLTKISGLGTLISGYKIELAPTFKNLDELENLKPKWYFDGLDSSPSVEFDEKGYYITLLTNDKDNIDIGTPVFYKKYQIGEVVSKEFNNEEVYATIYIYDKYNYLVNKSSNFVMNEALKVSYGASGLNIELGSLYSAIIGGITVITPNKDDEKIKNSDILVLYSSKDELKRKVSFLLDFSDAKIEENTPILFKGIEIGKVESIKLNGDILNTKAYVYEEYKYLLTKNSRFFVEEPTISFGGIKNLGNILKGNFISLEYKEGEFSDKFSGVFKRDLKKSLNTIEIDLVATSLNSINERTKIYYKNIEIGRVDSYKLSDDYKSVKIAILIDEKYNDLINNNSKFYDMSSKLIELKNLNLDINYSGLESIFNGAIGLVSNKNDGKLDKKEFTLYSSYKEINRLNRDKNRGFIVYTEFDNSFVVQEDMAIVYKNQEIGFIKNIKFDDKVSKVELFVYEDFRKFITNTSRFYKKPKLDIKASLSGIIFEVDNFTSFLEGSIELDNSSKVPLGNHELYASFDDMQLATNMVTIIFDDVEGLQEDFSKIVYKGANIGKVKKISINKNQKIEVKAIIENGFKEFAKDGTIFYLKKPRISLQEVANAGATVMAVNIGVIKSEKGLVQTYFNGFEQEPAVNSHFGTIIKVEDKTASSVNIDSPIYYKNVQIGKVLKVDLSSDGSRVVVDCLIFDKYKKFVRKNSEFYDISGFEMEFSIFSGSKIESNTFTSIIKGGLVVVTPYDYKEIATVNDIFTLHKTLREDWKSISPSIK
- a CDS encoding catalase, with protein sequence MKKTMTTTGGNPISDNQNSITAGERGPVLLQDYQLIQKLAHQNRERIPERVVHAKGSGAFGVLEIENDISKYTKAKVLQKGEKTKLLLRFSTVAGEKGAADAERDVRGFALKFYTKEGNWDLVGNNTPVFFVRDAYKFPDFIHTQKRDPQTNMRSNTAMWDFWSLSPESLHQVTILMSDRGLPKSYRNVNGYGSHTYSLINSKNERFWVKFHFKTLQGIETITNKEAEALVGKDRESNQRDLFENIEKKNFPKWSFEIQIMTDEEAKKCSFNPFDLTKVWPHGDYPMIKVGTMTLNENPQNYFQQVEQASFSPSNIVPGISFSPDKMLQARIFSYPDAQRYRVGTHYEMLPVNRPIVEVNTYNLDGSMNFQIKEPTKAFYEPNSFDGAVEDSNFLEPDLEVGDIAKRYNHRDVNDDFSQPRALFLLMSENQKEQLFNNIKDAMAGVPRDIVDRQIALFEKVHPDYASGVRKALGINE
- a CDS encoding ankyrin repeat domain-containing protein, whose product is MEVSAKEQKRYEELQIIALEFARQGKTEDLKLMIEAGMSTNLTDHKGNTLLMLASYNGNLETTKMLIDFKAEVDRKNDKGQTPLAGVCFKGYLEIAKVLVENGANIHENNGLGTTPLMFASMFGNSDIVKYLNQQDKSKSFKSSLYLIFSKFIGIFRKK
- the ciaB gene encoding invasion protein CiaB, giving the protein MNKQQFLNDLQKIYNYLDNQKANTNELIKYLEKGEFEKLSIIDDFAQILGLNISSDLRFALVTRVVNLRDDSLVQVLKKLGKSEEEIIELQERAFLFVKDFWHKKHKELIDFISQNNLLTPFYKEVFRGVYNVGLAMSSWQSSWTKHIINGVNKELISKFDGNEEKIMKYLEDEKLLDLGHGGITADRVYSALVKTENGYQSEAYIKAFKKECTAVIDALESFNDNLIELEDDIYNQKWEHIEYIQALIVAFSEDKPNSLVEKWANVDRAWMKIKTPIQIGHPLEYYEDHFRKAVALEWDIRVTNPKFAQNDHRVNKIKKAFTKIFNSFIEDKSYKKIFDFSFSSLDKVQLYVGRPALFFGAELNGLFSAQVVPNDEVVSKELGKKIFAFSDEILQSSRAKPFLKLSQEILGQEFLTKDRNFLFNETSSWHSVYDISTIGHEYGHILWCDEESESIMNKSGNYKNIEEFKATTGGLISYLLDDEKDETHLQEQVLIDLVKRSVGLISWMEVGEVEPYYCEGLIHLSGLFESKVLVWKNDTEELKIDLSDEKFESLKAWYIKTYTTLAKHYLEKKDATQFLNIYATKKDSKYFMPNDENINSFVKYYFKKYQEIGQELDILDKKENYIK